A single region of the Bacteroidia bacterium genome encodes:
- a CDS encoding helix-turn-helix domain-containing protein: MIRDQSDILPSLRRKMEKMGEQIALARLRRNLPVNLVAERAGISRSTLWSIEKGSPNVAFGSYAKVLLALNLADDLLLVAKDDVLGKRMQDLKLKTRKRARRSN, encoded by the coding sequence AAGAGATCAAAGTGATATTCTCCCATCTCTTAGAAGAAAAATGGAGAAAATGGGAGAGCAGATAGCTTTGGCAAGGCTAAGAAGAAACTTGCCAGTAAATTTAGTTGCAGAAAGGGCCGGTATTAGCAGATCAACTCTATGGTCTATTGAAAAAGGATCACCAAATGTTGCTTTTGGGTCCTATGCCAAAGTTCTTTTAGCTTTAAATTTAGCAGATGACCTCTTGCTTGTAGCCAAAGATGATGTTCTAGGTAAAAGAATGCAAGATTTAAAACTAAAAACACGAAAAAGGGCTAGAAGGAGTAATTAA